Proteins encoded together in one Desulfuromonas acetoxidans DSM 684 window:
- a CDS encoding CheR family methyltransferase, with amino-acid sequence MSLTQRDFDRLSRYIYQELGITLSDSKRSMLMGRLTKRVRALKLSSISEYCDFIFTEEGQKFERVHLFDVITTNKTDFFREANHFDYLTQTILPSWQRELPRRRSFKIWSAGCSSGEEPYTMSMVLADYAEKQPAGDFNYEIIATDISTKVLDHAKKAIYHADRIVPVPMEMRSRYLLRSKDRNNPLVRIAPVLRKKIRFGRLNFMDADFSLPHPMDVIFCRNVIIYFDKETQERLVRKFCRKLQPGGFLFLGHSESLHGFDLPLTQVAPTVYRVD; translated from the coding sequence ATGAGTCTGACCCAGCGTGATTTTGACCGTCTCAGCCGTTATATTTATCAAGAGCTTGGCATCACATTGTCAGACTCCAAGAGATCTATGCTGATGGGGCGTTTGACTAAACGTGTCAGGGCTTTGAAGCTCTCTTCCATCAGCGAATATTGTGATTTTATTTTTACCGAAGAGGGGCAAAAGTTTGAACGGGTTCACCTGTTCGATGTGATCACGACCAATAAAACGGATTTTTTCCGCGAAGCGAATCACTTTGATTATCTGACCCAGACAATTCTTCCCTCTTGGCAAAGGGAACTGCCTCGACGTCGTTCATTCAAAATTTGGAGTGCCGGCTGTTCCTCCGGGGAAGAGCCCTATACCATGTCCATGGTATTAGCAGATTATGCCGAGAAGCAACCTGCGGGGGACTTTAATTACGAGATTATTGCCACAGATATCTCCACCAAAGTTCTCGATCATGCCAAAAAGGCCATTTATCATGCAGATCGGATTGTGCCGGTGCCGATGGAGATGCGTTCGCGCTATTTGTTGCGCAGCAAGGATCGCAATAATCCACTGGTGCGTATTGCCCCCGTGCTGCGTAAGAAAATCCGTTTCGGGCGTCTGAATTTCATGGATGCGGATTTCAGTCTGCCGCACCCGATGGATGTCATTTTCTGCCGCAATGTCATTATTTATTTTGATAAAGAGACGCAGGAGCGTCTGGTCAGGAAGTTCTGTCGCAAGTTACAGCCGGGAGGTTTTCTGTTTCTCGGTCATTCAGAGTCGTTACATGGCTTTGATCTCCCTTTGACTCAGGTGGCTCCGACGGTGTATCGCGTTGACTGA
- a CDS encoding EAL domain-containing protein, with product MKIRSLFMLVALLACMISMSATLVFFNGKVKENIRGRLTAQARNICSLLSLYQNQCRSSLLTDQDPPSVHRKNLLGESATKLSQTGQGDIHIRYAARFPQNIQYQALDSDLSLIHLFKHNRQMDEYSEMVEFPTPMFRYVQPIFYQETCFSCHQKTQGSSLQDVAPALLIVEIPNVSFSDEQKSKFLALAAINVVGYFMTFVVLVALLQRTVLKRLKGLKSAALCLEQGDYDQAILTYRENAQNEFDVLANAFYEMKNAVKGREERLRQKRQQIYSMFHVHQSIMFLVDVENYHVLDANVAAERFYGMSAQALKAKCFYGLHGLDRQELAELLTVCLNGRQEFIELPYQDVGELRCLEVRLSPVDVDQKACLFLIIHDITAQKNARQQIQKEHEFFQTVIDNMVDPVLVLDTSRHIKKANRAALALADGKLDDPEEVCCYEAFQRGSLPCDCRSKSCPMHTVLKTGKPASIIEHIDSKNKIYEIQAAPYFDESGNMLGVIESFRDITKRLEVENSLIEQERKIYDLTHYDNLTGLPNRSVLLDRVNQAIYHALIKNTHLALISLTLDRFKKINETLGHHVGDCLLQEVAQRLNTLVPQGQTVAKDSGSQFFILLEEVPQQEDVVDLADVVLKGIKQSFHANGHELIPSCSLGIAFYPEQAENSTELLARADVAMRTSKDDMGGGAVTVYDPKYGEIAPQSLRMEADLKHAIENDKLHIHYQPQFNLENDVLVGFEALVRWNHPAEGPVSPGEFIPLAEETGLIHSLGRWVLRQVCQQIHSWEQAGISVVPVAVNVSSLQMKKNNFVHILEECLNEFQITAQLIELEITESAVMDRLEKSMELLSAIRGLGVKLAIDDFGTGYSSLSYLKSFPFSKLKIDRSFVMDLENDENDAAIITAIISMAKSLGLKTIAEGVETELQKQFLIKHGCDEVQGFLMSRPLPVEAIETNYLSSK from the coding sequence ATGAAAATCCGCAGCCTGTTTATGCTGGTCGCACTGCTGGCTTGTATGATTTCCATGTCGGCAACGCTTGTTTTTTTTAATGGCAAAGTCAAAGAAAACATCCGTGGCCGCCTTACGGCACAGGCGCGAAATATCTGTTCTCTGTTATCCCTCTATCAAAACCAATGTCGTTCAAGTCTTTTGACGGATCAGGACCCGCCGTCTGTCCATAGAAAAAATTTGCTGGGCGAATCGGCCACTAAACTGTCTCAAACCGGCCAGGGTGATATTCATATCCGCTATGCCGCACGTTTTCCGCAAAATATCCAGTACCAGGCGCTGGATTCAGACCTTTCCCTGATCCATCTGTTTAAACACAATCGGCAAATGGATGAATATAGTGAAATGGTTGAGTTTCCGACGCCAATGTTTCGCTATGTTCAGCCGATTTTTTACCAGGAAACCTGTTTTAGTTGTCATCAGAAAACACAAGGTTCTTCTCTGCAGGATGTTGCGCCGGCATTGCTGATCGTTGAGATTCCCAATGTGTCATTCAGTGATGAACAAAAAAGCAAATTTCTCGCCTTGGCTGCGATCAATGTTGTCGGATATTTCATGACATTTGTCGTGCTGGTGGCGTTATTGCAGCGCACTGTCCTTAAACGGCTCAAGGGACTGAAATCGGCAGCCCTGTGCCTGGAACAAGGAGACTACGATCAGGCGATCCTGACCTATCGGGAGAATGCACAAAACGAGTTCGATGTTCTGGCCAATGCTTTTTATGAAATGAAAAACGCTGTGAAGGGCCGGGAAGAGAGGTTGAGGCAAAAAAGGCAACAAATCTACAGCATGTTTCATGTACATCAATCGATTATGTTTCTGGTTGATGTTGAAAATTATCACGTTTTGGATGCCAATGTCGCGGCAGAGCGGTTTTACGGCATGTCGGCTCAGGCGCTTAAAGCCAAATGTTTTTACGGCTTGCATGGCCTTGACCGCCAGGAATTGGCTGAGCTGTTAACCGTTTGTCTCAATGGCCGACAAGAGTTTATTGAATTGCCCTATCAGGATGTTGGAGAACTGCGCTGCCTGGAGGTGCGGTTGAGTCCTGTCGATGTGGATCAAAAAGCCTGCTTGTTTCTCATTATTCACGACATTACGGCCCAGAAGAATGCCCGTCAGCAGATCCAAAAAGAACATGAGTTTTTCCAGACGGTGATTGACAATATGGTGGATCCTGTTCTGGTTCTGGATACCTCTCGCCACATTAAGAAAGCTAATCGTGCTGCCCTGGCTCTGGCAGACGGTAAACTCGATGATCCTGAAGAGGTGTGCTGTTATGAGGCTTTCCAGCGTGGCAGTCTGCCGTGTGATTGTCGATCCAAGTCGTGTCCCATGCATACGGTTTTGAAAACAGGAAAACCCGCATCCATTATCGAGCACATCGATTCGAAGAATAAAATCTATGAAATTCAGGCGGCTCCCTACTTTGATGAGAGTGGCAACATGTTGGGGGTGATTGAATCGTTTCGTGATATCACCAAACGCCTTGAGGTTGAAAACAGCCTGATTGAACAGGAACGAAAAATTTACGATTTAACCCATTACGATAATCTGACCGGCCTGCCCAATCGTTCTGTCTTATTGGACCGGGTCAACCAAGCGATTTATCATGCGTTAATAAAAAATACCCACTTGGCTCTGATCAGCCTGACTTTGGATCGTTTCAAAAAAATCAACGAGACGTTGGGGCACCATGTGGGGGATTGCCTGTTGCAGGAGGTTGCTCAGCGCTTGAACACGTTGGTTCCGCAAGGTCAGACGGTGGCAAAAGATTCCGGGAGTCAATTTTTTATCCTGTTGGAGGAAGTGCCTCAGCAGGAGGATGTGGTCGATCTGGCCGACGTGGTGTTGAAAGGAATTAAACAAAGTTTCCATGCCAATGGTCATGAGTTGATCCCTTCTTGCAGTCTCGGCATCGCTTTTTACCCGGAACAGGCTGAGAACTCCACCGAGCTTTTGGCACGGGCGGATGTAGCTATGCGGACCTCCAAGGATGATATGGGGGGCGGAGCTGTCACTGTGTATGACCCGAAATATGGCGAGATTGCCCCGCAGAGCTTACGTATGGAAGCCGACCTCAAACATGCCATAGAGAATGATAAACTCCATATTCACTATCAGCCGCAATTTAACCTTGAAAATGACGTCTTAGTTGGGTTCGAAGCTCTGGTTCGCTGGAATCACCCTGCAGAAGGGCCTGTTTCTCCCGGCGAGTTTATTCCCCTTGCCGAAGAAACCGGCCTGATTCACTCCCTGGGCCGGTGGGTGTTACGCCAGGTCTGTCAGCAGATTCACAGTTGGGAGCAGGCCGGAATTTCGGTTGTGCCTGTTGCCGTGAATGTTTCCAGTTTGCAGATGAAAAAGAATAACTTTGTTCACATTCTCGAAGAATGTCTGAATGAATTTCAAATCACTGCGCAACTGATTGAATTGGAAATTACCGAAAGTGCCGTCATGGATCGCCTGGAAAAGTCCATGGAGCTTTTAAGCGCGATCAGGGGGCTGGGAGTCAAGTTAGCCATTGACGATTTTGGCACCGGATATTCCTCTTTGAGTTATTTGAAAAGCTTTCCTTTTTCAAAATTGAAAATAGATCGCTCTTTTGTCATGGATCTGGAAAATGATGAAAATGATGCCGCCATTATTACAGCGATTATTTCCATGGCAAAAAGCCTTGGCTTGAAAACGATTGCCGAAGGTGTTGAGACGGAGCTGCAAAAACAATTTCTGATCAAGCATGGCTGTGACGAAGTGCAGGGCTTCCTGATGAGCCGTCCACTGCCTGTCGAGGCGATTGAAACAAACTATCTCTCGTCGAAATAA
- a CDS encoding GGDEF domain-containing protein, producing the protein MDVIVWNENFETGLDDVDQQHRHLVEITNRFGRILFDKNALCKEMEEIFAELVSYTQYHFSEEENLMETIGIDERHVDYHKNEHASFLQSVLHLYGESKLGRDTGKPLFEFLMNWLVYHILGSDRSFGEQCTLIEQGNNPQQAYEHCEHQADGAKGVLLEALNRLFHQVLNRNHELRDLNQTLERRVDERTQELVEANQQLGELAMTDFLTGLYNRRHALLTLEALWDEAQPEGLDLACIIIDTDGFKEINDTYGHDVGDQVLCLLARQLKEMVRTDDIVCRMGGDEFLIICPKTDIVGAMHVGELLHQAINELQYPLGNDLRQASTSIGVAAMMDNVQTLEALLVAADKGVYEAKKAGKNCVKSLQA; encoded by the coding sequence ATGGACGTAATCGTCTGGAATGAAAATTTTGAAACAGGTCTTGATGATGTTGACCAGCAACATCGTCACCTGGTTGAGATCACCAATCGTTTTGGCCGCATTCTTTTCGACAAGAATGCGCTTTGCAAAGAGATGGAAGAGATTTTTGCTGAGCTGGTTTCGTATACACAGTATCATTTTTCCGAAGAGGAAAATCTGATGGAAACCATCGGCATTGATGAGCGTCATGTTGACTATCATAAAAATGAACATGCCAGCTTTTTGCAGAGTGTCCTTCATCTTTACGGTGAGAGTAAACTGGGGCGGGACACGGGAAAGCCGTTATTTGAATTTTTGATGAACTGGCTTGTCTACCACATCCTCGGCTCGGACCGAAGTTTTGGCGAGCAGTGTACTCTGATTGAACAAGGCAACAACCCGCAGCAAGCGTATGAACATTGTGAACATCAGGCGGATGGGGCAAAAGGGGTGTTGCTCGAAGCTCTCAATCGCTTGTTTCACCAGGTGCTCAATCGCAACCATGAATTGCGTGACCTGAATCAAACCCTTGAACGGCGGGTTGATGAAAGAACTCAAGAGCTGGTTGAGGCCAATCAACAGTTGGGCGAATTGGCTATGACGGATTTTTTAACCGGGCTGTATAACCGTCGTCATGCCCTGTTGACTCTCGAAGCACTTTGGGACGAAGCGCAACCAGAAGGGTTGGATTTGGCGTGTATCATAATTGACACCGATGGTTTTAAAGAGATTAATGATACCTACGGACACGATGTTGGAGATCAAGTGCTGTGCCTGCTGGCCCGTCAGCTCAAAGAGATGGTACGTACCGATGATATTGTGTGTCGAATGGGAGGGGATGAATTTCTGATCATCTGTCCGAAGACGGACATTGTAGGGGCAATGCACGTCGGGGAATTATTGCATCAGGCGATTAACGAGTTACAGTATCCACTTGGGAACGATTTACGTCAGGCCAGTACCAGTATTGGAGTGGCTGCGATGATGGACAATGTGCAAACACTTGAAGCTCTGCTCGTGGCGGCTGACAAAGGGGTTTATGAAGCCAAAAAAGCTGGAAAGAACTGTGTGAAAAGTCTTCAGGCGTAA
- a CDS encoding EAL domain-containing protein — translation MTHRTSTKGLWFTLFVLWSGLIFYGAWSEYTSQQQLIIDLAKAEAAGSFNKDVVYRRWAAKQGGLYVSVSDHTPPNPHLDHVPHRDVVTREGQHLTLVNPAYMTRQVHELGAVQYGAKGHITSLNPLRPENTPDPWERDALEQMETSPEEVVSVQLLDGKEYLRLIRPMYTELMCLKCHSSQGYEVGDVRGGVSVSIPLAPYREAQLNLFRKDMTHHALLWALGVAGLLFLRHLVQSRLRREDEVQQEIALSEEKYRALFRDSLIGIAIADCTSGRIIECNKKLAHLVERTPEELIGKPQDILHPKFEKDQGSAVTQTFKKHQDEAHGEVLGSYLITKSGQLKDVEIQGGTVSFGNQNYQFGLFLDVTERNKFEQQNHRLLQAIDQSPICILMTTCDGRPVYLNQFFKEKTGYSLDECSHPDNPIYQFIQQRIPAQCGSNDGRNYDEPWLEELEIRSKDGGIHWERISISLVYDLKGQCSHLIVIGEDITEEKKNAQHFEFLATHDSLTGLANRLLLHDRLDQAILKAKRVHGTVFLILLDVDRFKMINDSMGHDNGDRLLQLIADRLLKVVRESDTVVRLGGDEFVVLLSEVETLDDALCAAEAIHRELSEPFTVSERQIPLTVSAGICSYPDHGMSSLELLRHADVAMYKAKETHSQTCIFESSMDGLVLESLELEAELRQAIVKNELHVYYQPKVDAGSEKIVGFEALLRWVHSDRGMISPGVFIPLAEQTGLIHEIGLWVIEDVCRQLRQWADQDYAIVPVAVNLSAKQFQSVDLAKQVATILDSYHIDSSWFEFELTESMIMQNPLSSIRIMKELKDLGLRLAVDDFGTGYSSLNYLRRLPLDYLKIDRSFIDDVTQDLSADAVATSIIGIARSLGMQTIAEGVETAEQLMFLKDNNCDFIQGFYFYRPMPVDDATSLLERSC, via the coding sequence ATGACCCACAGAACATCGACAAAGGGGTTGTGGTTCACCCTGTTTGTTCTATGGTCGGGACTTATTTTTTATGGCGCCTGGTCAGAATACACAAGTCAGCAACAGCTTATTATCGATCTGGCAAAGGCCGAAGCCGCAGGTAGCTTTAACAAGGATGTCGTTTATCGGCGCTGGGCTGCTAAGCAGGGTGGGCTTTATGTTTCCGTCAGTGATCATACGCCACCCAACCCCCACCTTGATCATGTTCCCCATCGAGACGTGGTTACTCGCGAGGGTCAACATCTGACTCTGGTCAATCCTGCCTATATGACTCGCCAGGTTCATGAACTCGGGGCTGTTCAATATGGTGCAAAAGGACATATCACCAGCCTGAATCCTCTGCGTCCCGAAAATACGCCCGATCCTTGGGAGAGGGACGCTCTAGAGCAGATGGAAACGAGTCCTGAAGAGGTTGTCTCTGTTCAACTTCTGGATGGAAAAGAATATCTGCGTCTGATTCGTCCGATGTATACCGAGTTGATGTGTTTGAAATGCCATAGCAGTCAGGGCTATGAGGTCGGAGACGTGCGCGGTGGGGTGAGTGTCTCAATTCCTCTTGCGCCTTACCGTGAGGCGCAATTGAACCTGTTTCGCAAAGATATGACACATCATGCCTTGCTGTGGGCGCTTGGCGTTGCCGGTTTACTTTTTCTCCGCCATCTTGTTCAAAGCCGCCTGCGCCGCGAAGACGAAGTGCAGCAGGAGATTGCTCTTTCAGAAGAAAAATACCGTGCTCTGTTTAGAGATTCTCTGATTGGAATTGCTATTGCCGATTGTACCAGTGGCAGAATCATTGAATGTAACAAAAAGTTGGCTCATCTGGTGGAGCGAACGCCGGAGGAGTTGATTGGTAAACCTCAGGATATTCTTCATCCCAAGTTTGAAAAAGACCAGGGCTCTGCTGTTACCCAAACGTTCAAAAAGCATCAGGATGAAGCACATGGCGAGGTGCTTGGATCTTATTTGATTACAAAGAGTGGTCAACTCAAAGATGTTGAGATTCAGGGTGGTACTGTGTCGTTTGGTAATCAAAATTATCAGTTTGGCCTGTTTCTCGATGTCACTGAACGGAATAAGTTTGAACAGCAGAACCACCGCTTGCTACAGGCGATAGACCAAAGCCCGATTTGCATCTTAATGACCACCTGCGACGGCAGGCCGGTTTATCTCAATCAGTTTTTCAAGGAAAAAACCGGTTATTCTTTGGATGAATGCTCTCATCCAGACAACCCTATATACCAATTTATACAACAACGGATCCCCGCACAGTGTGGATCAAACGATGGCCGAAACTATGATGAACCCTGGTTAGAGGAGTTGGAAATCCGCTCAAAAGATGGTGGAATTCATTGGGAACGTATCTCCATCTCTTTGGTTTATGATCTAAAAGGTCAATGTTCGCACCTGATTGTCATTGGTGAAGATATCACTGAAGAGAAGAAGAATGCGCAGCACTTTGAATTTTTGGCAACCCATGACAGCTTAACGGGATTGGCAAATCGGTTATTGCTTCATGATCGACTGGATCAGGCCATCTTAAAAGCCAAGCGGGTTCATGGGACTGTGTTCTTGATCTTGCTGGATGTTGATCGTTTTAAAATGATTAATGACAGCATGGGCCATGACAATGGTGACAGGCTCCTACAACTGATCGCCGACCGCCTTTTGAAGGTTGTACGTGAGTCGGATACGGTTGTCCGGTTGGGCGGGGATGAATTTGTCGTTCTGCTCAGCGAGGTTGAAACGCTGGATGACGCACTGTGTGCAGCAGAAGCGATTCACCGTGAGCTTTCCGAACCTTTTACTGTGAGCGAGCGACAAATCCCTTTAACTGTCAGCGCTGGAATCTGCAGTTATCCTGACCATGGGATGAGTTCTTTGGAGTTGTTGCGTCATGCGGATGTGGCCATGTACAAGGCCAAGGAAACGCACAGTCAGACCTGTATCTTTGAATCATCAATGGATGGTTTGGTTCTGGAATCTCTGGAACTGGAAGCGGAACTGCGCCAAGCCATTGTCAAAAACGAATTGCACGTGTACTACCAGCCTAAGGTGGATGCCGGTAGTGAGAAAATCGTTGGATTTGAAGCACTGTTGCGTTGGGTTCACTCGGATAGAGGTATGATTTCCCCCGGTGTGTTTATTCCTCTGGCCGAACAGACCGGATTGATTCACGAAATTGGCTTATGGGTGATTGAGGATGTTTGTCGTCAATTGAGGCAATGGGCTGATCAGGACTATGCCATTGTTCCGGTCGCGGTCAATCTTTCGGCAAAACAGTTTCAGTCGGTGGATCTTGCTAAGCAGGTTGCAACGATCCTGGATTCTTATCACATTGATTCAAGCTGGTTCGAGTTTGAATTGACGGAAAGTATGATTATGCAGAATCCGTTGTCGTCGATTCGCATTATGAAGGAGTTGAAAGATCTGGGACTTCGTCTTGCCGTCGATGATTTTGGGACGGGGTATTCGTCTTTAAATTATTTACGGCGCTTACCGTTGGATTATTTGAAAATCGACCGTTCTTTTATTGATGATGTAACACAGGATTTAAGTGCTGATGCCGTGGCGACGAGTATTATCGGTATTGCCAGGAGCCTTGGTATGCAGACCATTGCAGAAGGGGTGGAAACGGCTGAACAATTGATGTTTTTGAAAGACAATAACTGTGATTTTATTCAGGGCTTTTATTTCTACCGGCCTATGCCGGTTGATGATGCGACCAGCTTGCTGGAGCGGTCCTGCTGA
- a CDS encoding diguanylate cyclase domain-containing protein → MLQTGKNKKILALTGVFLGIAMVALIVLFHTVIHKSQMLKAQEAVYNLLQVQLAIREYVHDTIRPEIYRLQDQGVMQADYFSPELMSRSYISREVLKTFLDLQGKEFSASIFRYASRSPLNLENQATAFEEQLLSKFENDEISEYCEEIVQNGQAALFYAVPLGRFDSSCLLCHSDPAIAPPSLVARYGDSHGFYRQEGQLSGLMSISIPLARFNAQCVKTSTVVAFLTALGFVAVYFMIRALLVKKDGQDLLLEQQNRELDRLSTTDPLTGLWNRLRFNHETPRYIAQAQSRKESLAMAVIDIDHFKKINDTFGHSIGDEVLKIFSAYLQEKCRKTDFLARLGGEEFVILTPAITKTELEHFCQRLLEGMIVVEYPHNLKLTASVGVALYQDGEDQSLFFSRADRAMYESKEKGRYCYTIAE, encoded by the coding sequence TTGCTTCAGACTGGAAAAAATAAAAAGATACTTGCCTTAACCGGTGTTTTTCTCGGCATCGCCATGGTGGCGTTGATCGTGCTGTTTCACACGGTGATCCACAAAAGCCAGATGCTCAAGGCACAGGAGGCCGTTTATAACCTGCTGCAGGTGCAATTGGCTATTCGCGAGTATGTGCATGATACGATTCGTCCGGAGATCTACCGTCTTCAGGACCAAGGGGTCATGCAAGCGGATTATTTTTCTCCGGAACTGATGTCCCGCTCATATATTTCTCGCGAAGTTTTGAAAACTTTTCTTGATTTGCAGGGCAAAGAGTTTTCGGCGTCTATTTTTCGCTATGCTTCCCGGTCCCCCCTTAACCTCGAAAATCAGGCAACCGCTTTTGAAGAACAATTGCTGAGCAAGTTTGAGAACGACGAGATCAGCGAATATTGCGAAGAAATTGTTCAAAATGGTCAGGCCGCTCTTTTTTATGCGGTTCCGCTTGGGCGTTTTGATTCAAGCTGCCTGCTTTGCCACAGTGATCCCGCCATTGCTCCGCCCTCTTTAGTTGCCCGTTACGGCGACAGTCACGGTTTTTATCGCCAGGAGGGGCAGTTATCCGGGTTGATGTCGATCAGTATTCCCCTGGCCAGATTCAATGCGCAATGTGTAAAAACTTCAACCGTCGTCGCTTTTTTGACCGCCCTTGGCTTTGTTGCTGTTTATTTTATGATTCGGGCACTGTTGGTCAAAAAGGATGGTCAGGATTTGCTCCTCGAACAGCAAAACAGAGAGTTGGATCGTTTATCGACGACAGATCCGTTGACCGGCCTGTGGAATCGCCTGCGTTTTAACCATGAAACTCCGCGCTATATTGCACAGGCGCAAAGCAGAAAAGAGTCGTTGGCCATGGCCGTGATCGATATTGATCATTTTAAAAAGATCAATGACACTTTCGGCCATAGTATTGGCGATGAGGTCCTGAAAATTTTCAGTGCCTATTTGCAGGAAAAATGTCGCAAAACCGACTTTCTTGCGCGGCTCGGTGGCGAAGAGTTTGTGATTTTGACCCCCGCTATCACCAAAACAGAGCTTGAGCATTTTTGCCAGCGTTTACTTGAGGGGATGATTGTCGTTGAATACCCCCATAATCTTAAGTTGACTGCAAGTGTGGGTGTTGCCCTTTATCAGGATGGCGAAGACCAGTCTCTTTTCTTCAGTCGGGCTGATCGGGCCATGTATGAGTCGAAAGAAAAGGGCCGTTACTGCTACACCATAGCCGAATAG
- a CDS encoding PhnD/SsuA/transferrin family substrate-binding protein, with translation MKIRLLIVMFFVLAVPLCSFAMTAKPLVFVVHPFLSALELHERFQPLVDELSVRIGHEVVLQVSKDYPTHVDTLCSGRADIAFLGPSIYVNAFDRNPDIKLLGVLNGRVPMLRGVIVVRADSPLKNLSDLNRHSIAFVSRESTMGFKLACAELHKVGISLESLSSYAFLGNHENVVFSVLAGKFDAGSVKYEAYEKMSTKGLRILAVQPKVADHAFVASSSLEEEVALKIKEVLLHLNDTKAGRKILHKLRSDAVAIRPVHNEDYDPLRLCTDCFNQINVDDNEE, from the coding sequence ATGAAAATCCGGTTATTGATTGTGATGTTTTTCGTGTTGGCTGTTCCTTTGTGCTCGTTCGCAATGACTGCCAAGCCGTTGGTGTTTGTCGTACATCCTTTTTTGTCTGCATTAGAGCTGCATGAGCGTTTTCAGCCTCTCGTTGATGAACTTTCTGTGCGTATCGGTCATGAGGTCGTTTTACAGGTTTCAAAAGATTATCCTACCCATGTTGACACATTATGCTCTGGACGGGCGGATATCGCTTTTCTAGGGCCCTCGATCTATGTCAACGCATTTGACCGCAATCCCGATATTAAACTATTGGGCGTGCTCAACGGCCGGGTCCCGATGTTGCGGGGTGTTATTGTGGTTAGAGCAGATAGCCCTCTGAAAAATCTGTCCGATCTCAACCGGCACTCGATTGCGTTTGTTTCGCGCGAATCGACCATGGGATTCAAGCTCGCTTGCGCCGAATTGCATAAAGTGGGGATTTCTCTTGAAAGCCTGAGTTCATATGCGTTTTTGGGGAATCATGAAAATGTGGTTTTTTCGGTGCTGGCGGGAAAGTTTGATGCCGGCTCAGTCAAATATGAAGCCTATGAAAAAATGAGCACCAAAGGGCTGCGAATTCTGGCGGTTCAGCCGAAAGTGGCTGACCATGCTTTTGTGGCCTCCTCTTCGCTTGAAGAGGAGGTTGCCCTGAAGATCAAAGAGGTTTTGTTGCATCTCAACGACACAAAGGCAGGTCGAAAAATCCTGCACAAGTTGCGCTCTGATGCCGTTGCTATCCGGCCTGTTCACAATGAGGACTATGATCCCTTACGATTGTGTACGGATTGTTTTAACCAGATAAATGTGGATGACAATGAAGAGTAA